One region of Juglans microcarpa x Juglans regia isolate MS1-56 chromosome 7S, Jm3101_v1.0, whole genome shotgun sequence genomic DNA includes:
- the LOC121241517 gene encoding E3 ubiquitin-protein ligase WAV3-like isoform X2, with protein MKTCAICLTNMKPGQGHAIFTAECSHSFHFHCITSNVKHGNQICPICRAKWKEIPFQTPAYDLSHGRSRINPVSRPQDDGWMTVRRRLLPPRLGTNGETSTIFQTPEPGAFDDDEVLDHQTEVTEKRTSANEAADNNAIGIIDIKTYPEVSAVPRSASHNDFTVLIHLKAPVTSERQDRNGNQTELPPVCRNSRAPVDLVTVLDVSGSMAGTKLALLKRAMGFVIENLGPSDRLSIIAFSSTACRLFPLRQMTDRGRRQALHDVNALISNGGTNIAEGLRKGAKVLVDRKWKNPVGSIILLSDGQDTYTNGARAQTDYQSLLPLSICHNNGEGLQIPVHAFGFGTDHDAASMHSISEISGGTFSFIEAEGVIQDAFAQCIGGLLSVVVQELQIGVECVHPSLQLSSIKAGGYQTSMVADGRMGFIDVGVLYAEEERNFLVAVNIPVCSSDEMSLLNVRCIYRDPITKEMVSLEETNEVKIQRPEITSELVISMKVDRERNRLRAAEAMAEARVAAENGDLAGAVSVLESCHRVLSETASAQASDRLTISLCAELKEIQERMANRRVYEASGRAYILSGLSSHSWQRATARGDSTDSTSLVQAYQTPSMADMVGRSQTMITGNSAPH; from the exons ATG AAGACCTGTGCAATATGCCTGACCAACATGAAACCAGGCCAGGGTCATGCCATTTTCACTGCAGAATGCTCCCATTCTTTTCACTTCCACTGTATTACCTCTAATGTGAAACATGGGAACCAAATTTGCCCAATCTGTCGTGCGAAATGGAAAGAAATTCCATTTCAAACCCCTGCATATGATCTTTCCCATGGAAGGTCCCGAATCAACCCAGTAAGTAGGCCCCAAGATGATGGCTGGATGACTGTTCGGCGGCGACTCCTTCCCCCTCGGTTAGGCACAAATGGGGAGACTTCTACAATATTTCAAACCCCTGAGCCAGGTGcctttgatgatgatgaagttTTGGATCACCAAACTGAGGTTACCGAGAAACGTACATCTGCTAATGAAGCTGCTGATAACAATGCTATTGGAATAATAGACATTAAAACTTATCCAGAAGTTTCTGCTGTTCCTAGATCAGCCTCTCACAATGATTTCACTGTACTAATACATCTCAAGGCTCCTGTTACAAGTGAAAGGCAGGATCGAAATGGAAACCAGACTGAATTGCCGCCAGTATGTCGAAATTCTCGTGCTCCAGTTGACCTTGTCACAGTGCTTGATGTTAGTGGCAGCATGGCAGGTACCAAGCTGGCCTTGCTAAAAAGAGCCATGGGCTTTGTAATAGAGAACCTTGGGCCCTCTGACCGGCTTTCCATCATTGCCTTCTCGTCTACAGCCTGTCGCCTCTTTCCTCTCCGTCAAATGACTGATAGAGGACGGCGGCAGGCTTTACATGATGTCAATGCTCTGATTTCAAATGGTGGGACAAACATTGCTGAGGGCCTAAGAAAAGGTGCCAAGGTGTTGGTAGACCGCAAGTGGAAGAACCCAGTTGGCAGCATCATACTGTTATCTGATGGGCAGGATACATATACTAATGGGGCCCGTGCTCAAACGGACTACCAATCACTTTTACCCCTCTCAATCTGTCATAATAATGGTGAAGGCTTGCAAATTCCAGTGCATGCATTTGGATTTGGCACAGACCATGATGCTGCATCAATGCACTCGATCTCTGAGATTTCAGGGGGGACATTTTCTTTCATAGAAGCTGAAGGTGTGATTCAGGATGCATTTGCACAATGCATTGGAGGCCTCCTAAGCGTCGTAGTACAAGAGCTACAAATCGGAGTTGAGTGTGTTCACCCGAGTTTGCAACTCAGTTCAATAAAGGCAGGAGGTTACCAAACCAGCATGGTGGCAGATGGAAGAATGGGCTTTATCGATGTCGGGGTCTTGTATGCTGAAGAGGAAAGGAATTTTTTGGTGGCAGTCAATATTCCAGTTTGTTCCTCTGATGAGATGTCATTGTTAAATGTTAGATGCATTTACAGAGACCCTATTACAAAGGAAATGGTAAGTTTGGAAGAAACGAATGAAGTAAAGATCCAGAGACCCGAAATCACTAGCGAACTGGTCATTTCCATGAAAGTGGACAGGGAGCGGAATAGGCTTCGTGCAGCAGAGGCAATGGCTGAGGCTAGAGTTGCAGCTGAAAATGGTGATCTAGCTGGTGCAGTCTCTGTCCTAGAGAGCTGTCATAGGGTATTGTCTGAAACTGCCTCTGCACAAGCTAGTGACCGGTTAACCATCTCACTTTGTGCTGAGTTGAAAGAGATTCAAGAAAGAATGGCAAATCGTCGGGTATACGAGGCATCTGGAAGGGCTTATATTCTATCAGGATTGAGCTCACACTCGTGGCAGAGGGCAACAGCGCGAGGTGATTCCACAGATAGTACAAGTCTTGTGCAAGCTTACCAAACCCCATCCATGGCTGACATGGTAGGCCGGTCCCAAACCATGATTACAGGGAACTCAGCACCGCATTGA
- the LOC121241517 gene encoding E3 ubiquitin-protein ligase WAV3-like isoform X1 — MGSKWRKVKLALGINSSCLYVPQTLDDSSPPMASAARLSDAVSPSTGHGSGLRRTTQTPSSSGGRVSITGPTSSKKTCAICLTNMKPGQGHAIFTAECSHSFHFHCITSNVKHGNQICPICRAKWKEIPFQTPAYDLSHGRSRINPVSRPQDDGWMTVRRRLLPPRLGTNGETSTIFQTPEPGAFDDDEVLDHQTEVTEKRTSANEAADNNAIGIIDIKTYPEVSAVPRSASHNDFTVLIHLKAPVTSERQDRNGNQTELPPVCRNSRAPVDLVTVLDVSGSMAGTKLALLKRAMGFVIENLGPSDRLSIIAFSSTACRLFPLRQMTDRGRRQALHDVNALISNGGTNIAEGLRKGAKVLVDRKWKNPVGSIILLSDGQDTYTNGARAQTDYQSLLPLSICHNNGEGLQIPVHAFGFGTDHDAASMHSISEISGGTFSFIEAEGVIQDAFAQCIGGLLSVVVQELQIGVECVHPSLQLSSIKAGGYQTSMVADGRMGFIDVGVLYAEEERNFLVAVNIPVCSSDEMSLLNVRCIYRDPITKEMVSLEETNEVKIQRPEITSELVISMKVDRERNRLRAAEAMAEARVAAENGDLAGAVSVLESCHRVLSETASAQASDRLTISLCAELKEIQERMANRRVYEASGRAYILSGLSSHSWQRATARGDSTDSTSLVQAYQTPSMADMVGRSQTMITGNSAPH, encoded by the exons ATGGGAAGCAAATGGAGGAAAGTGAAGCTAGCTCTTGGCATCAACTCCTCCTGCCTTTACGTTCCTCAAACTCTGGACGATTCCTCGCCGCCTATGGCATCCGCAGCCAGGCTCTCCGATGCCGTTTCACCCTCCACGGGTCATGGCTCTGGTCTTCGTCGGACAACGCAGACTCCATCCTCCTCAGGCGGCCGAGTCTCCATAACTGGACCAACATCCTCTAAG AAGACCTGTGCAATATGCCTGACCAACATGAAACCAGGCCAGGGTCATGCCATTTTCACTGCAGAATGCTCCCATTCTTTTCACTTCCACTGTATTACCTCTAATGTGAAACATGGGAACCAAATTTGCCCAATCTGTCGTGCGAAATGGAAAGAAATTCCATTTCAAACCCCTGCATATGATCTTTCCCATGGAAGGTCCCGAATCAACCCAGTAAGTAGGCCCCAAGATGATGGCTGGATGACTGTTCGGCGGCGACTCCTTCCCCCTCGGTTAGGCACAAATGGGGAGACTTCTACAATATTTCAAACCCCTGAGCCAGGTGcctttgatgatgatgaagttTTGGATCACCAAACTGAGGTTACCGAGAAACGTACATCTGCTAATGAAGCTGCTGATAACAATGCTATTGGAATAATAGACATTAAAACTTATCCAGAAGTTTCTGCTGTTCCTAGATCAGCCTCTCACAATGATTTCACTGTACTAATACATCTCAAGGCTCCTGTTACAAGTGAAAGGCAGGATCGAAATGGAAACCAGACTGAATTGCCGCCAGTATGTCGAAATTCTCGTGCTCCAGTTGACCTTGTCACAGTGCTTGATGTTAGTGGCAGCATGGCAGGTACCAAGCTGGCCTTGCTAAAAAGAGCCATGGGCTTTGTAATAGAGAACCTTGGGCCCTCTGACCGGCTTTCCATCATTGCCTTCTCGTCTACAGCCTGTCGCCTCTTTCCTCTCCGTCAAATGACTGATAGAGGACGGCGGCAGGCTTTACATGATGTCAATGCTCTGATTTCAAATGGTGGGACAAACATTGCTGAGGGCCTAAGAAAAGGTGCCAAGGTGTTGGTAGACCGCAAGTGGAAGAACCCAGTTGGCAGCATCATACTGTTATCTGATGGGCAGGATACATATACTAATGGGGCCCGTGCTCAAACGGACTACCAATCACTTTTACCCCTCTCAATCTGTCATAATAATGGTGAAGGCTTGCAAATTCCAGTGCATGCATTTGGATTTGGCACAGACCATGATGCTGCATCAATGCACTCGATCTCTGAGATTTCAGGGGGGACATTTTCTTTCATAGAAGCTGAAGGTGTGATTCAGGATGCATTTGCACAATGCATTGGAGGCCTCCTAAGCGTCGTAGTACAAGAGCTACAAATCGGAGTTGAGTGTGTTCACCCGAGTTTGCAACTCAGTTCAATAAAGGCAGGAGGTTACCAAACCAGCATGGTGGCAGATGGAAGAATGGGCTTTATCGATGTCGGGGTCTTGTATGCTGAAGAGGAAAGGAATTTTTTGGTGGCAGTCAATATTCCAGTTTGTTCCTCTGATGAGATGTCATTGTTAAATGTTAGATGCATTTACAGAGACCCTATTACAAAGGAAATGGTAAGTTTGGAAGAAACGAATGAAGTAAAGATCCAGAGACCCGAAATCACTAGCGAACTGGTCATTTCCATGAAAGTGGACAGGGAGCGGAATAGGCTTCGTGCAGCAGAGGCAATGGCTGAGGCTAGAGTTGCAGCTGAAAATGGTGATCTAGCTGGTGCAGTCTCTGTCCTAGAGAGCTGTCATAGGGTATTGTCTGAAACTGCCTCTGCACAAGCTAGTGACCGGTTAACCATCTCACTTTGTGCTGAGTTGAAAGAGATTCAAGAAAGAATGGCAAATCGTCGGGTATACGAGGCATCTGGAAGGGCTTATATTCTATCAGGATTGAGCTCACACTCGTGGCAGAGGGCAACAGCGCGAGGTGATTCCACAGATAGTACAAGTCTTGTGCAAGCTTACCAAACCCCATCCATGGCTGACATGGTAGGCCGGTCCCAAACCATGATTACAGGGAACTCAGCACCGCATTGA
- the LOC121240313 gene encoding helicase protein MOM1-like isoform X3, translated as MVGYSGKCINCLQQKESSVDLQSESDQNTCVVCKLGGKLLCCDGKGCRRGYHPSCLNPPFNILLSLGVWHCISCVRKKIESGVHSVSEGIESIWDEREVEVPDVNGLQKQKQFFVKYKGLAHVHNCWVSERQLLLEAPWLIEKFTQTKQITRWKHEWSLPHRLLQKRFLMSSRQFNECHEGHDGDSLHGHCEWLVKWRGLNYEHATWELESALFLHSPEGQSLIQDYETRRGKRPQRKKSSLDKLSQLTTGGSPGFDNNHLSYVNKLREFWDKGRNAVVIDDQERIIKVTAFILSLQPDVCRPFLIVSTSAALYSWDQEFLRLAPPLDVVVYGGNKDMRESIRALEFYDQGGCPLFHVLITTPEVIMMDIDVLECIRWEAVIVDECQHSVISLHMEHIKVLYADRRLFVVNGQLKDTKEDYLKLLSLLDSQSDLNNSALITCSNDNISKLKERLSSYIAYNKSKLDYSRFLEYWVPAQLSNVQIELYCAALLSNSMALRSFSKNGSEAIRDILISSRKCCDHPYIVDPSLQILLTKGLQEVAFLDVGIKASGKLQLLDMMLMEMRNRGLRVLILFQSISGSGRNSLGDILDDFLRQRFGLDSYERLEMGVLPSKKGAALNRFNDKESGRFVFLLESRACFSSIKLLSVDSVIIFDSDWSPINNLKALQRISLDSQFEQIKVFRLYSSFTVEENVLILAKQNKFIDSLQNISRSTCHMLLMLGLSHLFDSLDKFHGANTPASAASISSEQSLLKDVVQEFLSILLENGEETATSSSSIILKAQQVGGTYSTSSPLPGELTVPLLDESLPQIFWTKLLEGKQPRWKYHSVSTQRSRKRIQPELSKRPEVESDVVKKQKVLNNNIDPPSLKSGLEKRVIAGDKEGLDTASQSNDNLHAHHAPTAPRLPNFISEFLGGIKIEFDKRRKLGNAQSSLHLLLKPQIEKLCQILQFSGDVKDMVEKFLEYVMNNHSVNREQATMLQAFQISLCWTAASLLKHKVDHKESLALAKQHLNFLCNKIEVDYVYSLLRCLKNIFLYRTGNLQIADYPNVSNLPTKGVTKDHSPTRLPQSTKSNLQKEKAEVKAWLQHLECSDKHVLLRPGLVLELKLALKDALKSIKEIQKKCNKQWNKLIQKQQEEKDEIKRTTEEQKAQLEKERRMKYAIIRTMHSNVSMRIDKLKILDNEYDKRIELLQQQMEKRLKHLEEVQLVARRKLLERKDHWVEEVKSWAQVELLYKISSNEPGNGVKCLKTCERVTALDSPKSVSIASGHLSEEHSSDRTVHALPGNGLGLSGTPEPVPTKAFTALDSPKNISIASGHLSEERSSDITVNALPGNGLGFSGSPEPVPKKAVVCSSAVETPAHLCGPDSVSDELNIMASVGVTLTGSENCNGAGSSGDDQVNFDSVDSCGKERSPDELNTMASVGVALTGSENYNGAGSSGDDPVNFDSVNSCRKEHNPDDLNTMASVGVALTGSENCNGAGSSGDYPVNFDSVNSCGKKHNPDEVVCSNPDTEVPREVPVTISSSEGTEKFPTSPSSGEQLAEGSCVPDEGIAIRVSETVSSNDDLENLFLVSAPPSDEQIPDGAKSSMPDRETQLGVCETAPHKGVEVDKTNNQNGASYVASENKLGSILDRFSVLIKIGQGPTVDHQDVLSDAIKERTRSQELSLENSPTVQPTTTMAQGGPVPFSQAVQDECTPPSTSAHTPIGDTLANEMQNTSQEVEPSGSHRVDAGPSNQLNHEAPAIEPVQQIQLLSSADSHSGNNTSDLLSDGGVEHQLNFEGHTSNQLTQTPTQLGENLIEFPDQAVMQPSTSYALLLPIEAPVSGLGTHFSDTRTMPIATDIINPPIQTAPPVASCMPMFFYPDPLQTELERIRKETDQFIKIHEDTKLQLKSDCEKEIEEVVAQIRRKYETKIRDMEAEFLVKKREMDANHNGVQNSKFLAEAFRFKCMDLRGPGPSGMQQDVHSSLMQHLVQSRIQQTVQGSFISVPSSASISAPSLQTTSAPASNLQRTSAPASNLQRTPPHLTPPHLGGPHITYPPVQAFHHPSASLSSIPPITISIFPPPSGNLRVGSEIRAPAPHLLRSTAMAATSLPSLSRGQPSHQAPSNTATTLTSLPHPPPIAEAPAYLYGPHNRPQLHETVARSSYLPTSLPPFDLLMDIVSPNLPDLLQQPDLRTYSNSLNRSAPTTSTVVNAVRTGGGPDLVCLSDDD; from the exons ATGGTTGGTTATTCTGGAAAGTGCATCAATTGTTTGCAGCAAAAGGAGTCTTCTGTAGATCTTCAATCAGAAAGTGACCAAAATACATGCGTCGTCTGCAAGCTTGGTGGGAAGCTCTT GTGCTGCGATGGAAAAGGGTGCAGAAGAGGATACCATCCTTCTTGTCTAAATCCTCCTTTTAACATTCTCCTTTCCCTAGGAGTTTGGCACTGTATTTCATGTGTTAGAAAGAAGATTGAATCTGGCGTGCATTCTGTGTCAGAAGGAATAGAATCTATTTGGGATGAAAGAGAAGTAGAGGTGCCAGATGTTAATG GTTTGCAAAAGCAGAAGCAGTTTTTTGTTAAATACAAAGGTCTTGCTCATGTTCATAATTGTTGGGTGTCAGAAAGACAGCTACTTCTTGAAGCCCCATGGCTTATTGAGAAATTCACCCAAACAAAACAG ATCACGAGGTGGAAGCATGAGTGGAGTCTCCCACACCGCTTGCtacaaaaaagatttttaatgTCTTCCAGACAGTTTAATGAATGTCATGAGGGTCATGATGGTGATAGTCTACACGGCCATTGCGAATGGCTTGTGAAATGGCGTGGTCTAAATTATGAACATGCAACATGGGAGTTGGAGAGTGCTTTATTTTTACATTCACCTGAAGGTCAGAGCCTAATTCAAGATTATGAAACTCGTCGAGGGAAG AGAccacagagaaaaaaaagttctttAGATAAGTTATCGCAGCTGACGACTGGAGGTTCACCTGGGTTTGATAATAATCATCTGTCATACGTTAACAAGCTGCGTGAGTTTTGGGACAAAGGCCGGAATGCAGTTGTTATTGATGATCAG gaaCGGATTATAAAGGTGACTGCATTTATCTTATCTTTGCAGCCTGATGTTTGTCGACCATTTCTCATCGTCTCAACTTCTGCGGCACTATATTCTTGGGATCAGGAATTCTTGCGTTTGGCACCACCTCTTGATGTTGTGGTTTATGGTGGAAACAAAGATATGCGTGAAAGTATTAGGGCACTGGAGTTTTATGACCAGGGCGGTTGCCCATTGTTTCATGTACTCATAACCACACCAGAAGTTATAATGATG GATATTGATGTGTTGGAATGCATACGCTGGGAAGCAGTAATTGTCGATGAGTGTCAACACTCTGTAATTTCTTTACATATGGAACACATCAAGGTGCTGTATGCTGATAGGAGACTTTTTGTTGTCAATGGTCAACTAAAG GATACCAAGGAGGACTACCTTAAATTGCTGTCTTTGCTTGATTCCCAGAGTGATTTGAATAACAGTGCATTAATAACCTGTTCCAATGACAATATCAGTAAATTGAAGGAGAGGTTGTCAAGTTATATTGCATATAATAAATCCAAGTTAGACTATTCTAGGTTTTTGGAGTATTGGGTACCTGCACAGTTATCCAATGTGCAGATTGAGCTGTATTGTGCTGCCCTACTCTCGAACTCCATGGCACTTCGCTCATTTTCAAAGAATGGCTCTGAGGCTATCCGTGATATTCTCATCTCTTCCCGGAAG TGCTGTGATCATCCTTATATTGTGGATCCATCCCTACAAATCTTGCTCACTAAAGGCCTTCAAGAAGTTGCGTTTTTGGATGTTGGAATAAAAGCAAGTGGAAAGCTACAACTTCTTGACATGATGCTTATGGAGATGAGAAATCGAGGTTTAAGAGTACTTATTCTTTTTCAG TCAATTAGTGGTTCTGGAAGGAATTCTCTTGGAGATATATTGGATGACTTCCTACGGCAAAGATTTGGTCTAGATTCATATGAACGCCTTGAAATGGGTGTTCTTCCTTCTAAGAAGGGAGCTGCTTTGAACAGGTTCAACGACAAGGAGTCTGGGagatttgtgtttttattggaATCCCGTGCTTGTTTTTCCAGCATCAAACTGTTATCGGTTGATTCTGTGATCATTTTTGATAGTGACTGGTCCCCCATCAATAATTTAAAAGCTCTGCAGAGGATATCACTCGATTCACAGTTTGAGCAGATAAAAGTATTCCGGCTGTATTCATCCTTTACTGTGGAGGAAAATGTTCTAATCCTTGCGAAGCAAAATAAGTTCATTGATAGCTTACAGAACATAAGCCGGAGTACTTGTCATATGCTGCTGATGTTGGGGTTATCCCATTTATTTGATAGTTTGGATAAGTTTCATGGTGCCAATACCCCAGCCTCTGCGGCAAGTATTTCGTCTGAACAATCACTTTTGAAAGATGTAGTGCAGGAGTTTTTGTCCATACTTCTTGAGAATGGTGAAGAAACTGCCACAAGTAGCTCATCTATAATTTTGAAAGCCCAACAAGTTGGAGGAACCTATAGCACGAGTTCTCCATTGCCTGGTGAGCTTACAGTTCCACTGTTGGATGAATCGCTACCCCAAATATTTTGGACAAAGTTGTTGGAGGGAAAGCAGCCTCGGTGGAAATATCATTCTGTTTCAACTCAGAGGAGTCGTAAAAGGATTCAACCTGAGTTATCAAAGAGACCAGAAGTTGAGAGTGATGTTGTAAAGAAGCAGAAGGTGCTCAATAATAACATTGATCCGCCTTCTCTGAAATCTGGATTAGAGAAAAGAGTAATTGCTGGGGACAAGGAAG GTTTGGATACTGCGAGTCAGTCGAATGATAACCTTCATGCACACCATGCTCCTACTGCACCTCGGTTGCCTAATTTTATCTCAGAATTCTTGGGAGGTATTAAGATTGAATTTGACAAGCGAAGAAAGCTGGGTAATGCACAGAGTAGTCTCCATCTTCTTCTGAAGCCACAGATAGAAAAACTTTGCCAAATTCTACAATTCTCT GGGGATGTCAAGGACATGGTTGAAAAGTTTCTCGAATATGTTATGAATAATCATTCTGTCAACCGAGAACAAGCGACTATGTTGCAAGCTTTTCAGATATCTCTG TGTTGGACTGCAGCTTCCTTGCTAAAGCACAAAGTTGACCATAAAGAATCTCTTGCACTTGCAAAACAGCATCTAAATTTTCTCTGCAACAAAATAGAGGTGGACTATGTTTACTCATTGTTGCGGTGTCTGAAGAACATATTTTTATACCGTACAGGGAATTTACAAATTGCAGACTATCCCAATGTTTCCAACTTACCAACAAAAGGTGTTACAAAGGACCACTCACCTACAAGGCTTCCACAGTCAACAAAATCTAACCTGCAAAAGGAGAAGGCAGAGGTTAAAGCCTGGTTACAGCATCTAGAATGTTCTGATAAACATGTCCTTCTACGGCCTGGATTGGTGCTAGAATTGAAACTGGCACTAAAAGATGCTTTGAAAAGTATCAAAGAAATTCAAAAGAAGTGTAACAAGCAGTGGAACAAACTGATTCAGAAGCAACAAGAAGAAAAGGATGAGATTAAGAGAACTACTGAGGAACAGAAGGCACAGCTTGAAAAAGAGCGAAGAATGAAATATGCTATAATCCGTACTATGCACAGTAATGTTTCTATGAGAATAGACAAGCTTAAGATATTGGATAATGAATATGATAAAAGAATTGAGTTACTGCAACAACAGATGGAGAAACGCCTAAAGCATCTTGAGGAAGTGCAGCTGGTTGCTAGGAGAAAGTTGCTTGAGAGGAAGGACCACTGGGTGGAAGAAGTGAAATCCTGGGCTCAAGTTGAACTGTTATATAAGATATCTTCAAATGAACCTGGAAATGGGGTGAAATGCTTGAAGACTTGTGAACGAGTTACAGCTCTTGATAGTCCCAAGAGCGTTTCAATTGCTTCTGGTCATCTTTCAGAAGAACATAGTTCTGACAGAACTGTACATGCCTTACCCGGTAATGGATTGGGATTATCTGGAACTCCAGAACCTGTTCCTACAAAAGCTTTTACAGCTCTTGATAGTCCCAAGAACATTTCAATTGCTTCTGGTCATCTTTCAGAAGAACGTAGTTCTGATATAACTGTAAATGCTTTACCAGGTAATGGATTGGGATTCTCTGGAAGTCCAGAACCCGTTCCCAAGAAAGCTGTAGTATGTAGCAGTGCTGTTGAAACTCCAGCTCACCTGTGTGGGCCTGATAGTGTGAGTGATGAATTAAATATCATGGCTTCTGTGGGTGTGACGCTTACTGGGTCTGAGAACTGCAATGGAGCTGGCAGTTCAGGTGATGATCAAGTTAATTTTGACTCTGTTGATTCTTGTGGCAAAGAGCGTAGTCCTGATGAATTAAATACCATGGCTTCTGTGGGTGTGGCACTTACTGGGTCTGAGAACTACAACGGAGCTGGCAGTTCAGGTGATGATCCAGTTAATTTTGACTCTGTTAATTCTTGTAGAAAAGAGCATAATCCTGATGATTTAAATACCATGGCTTCTGTGGGTGTGGCACTTACTGGGTCTGAGAACTGCAATGGAGCTGGCAGTTCAGGTGATTATCCAGTTAATTTTGACTCTGTTAATTCTTGTGGCAAAAAGCATAATCCTGATGAAGTCGTCTGTAGCAATCCAGACACCGAAGTCCCAAGGGAAGTGCCTGTAACTATCAGTTCCAGTGAGGGCACTGAGAAGTTTCCTACAAGTCCTTCGTCTGGAGAACAACTGGCTGAAGGATCCTGTGTCCCAGATGAAGGGATCGCTATAAGGGTGTCAGAGACTGTCAGTTCCAATGATGATCTTGAGAATCTTTTCTTAGTCAGTGCACCTCCGTCTGATGAACAAATTCCTGATGGAGCCAAATCAAGCATGCCTGATAGAGAAACTCAACTGGGAGTGTGTGAAACTGCTCCTCATAAAGGAGTAGAGGTTGATAAAACCAACAATCAGAATGGAGCGTCTTATGTTGCCTCAGAAAATAAACTAGGTTCCATTTTAGATAGGTTTTCGGTCTTAATCAAAATAGGTCAGGGTCCTACAGTTGACCACCAGGATGTATTAAGTGATGCTATCAAGGAGAGGACTCGTTCTCAGGAGCTTTCTCTGGAAAATTCTCCTACAGTGCAGCCCACGACAACCATGGCTCAAGGTGGTCCTGTGCCATTCTCTCAG GCAGTCCAAGATGAATGTACTCCACCATCCACATCTGCCCATACGCCCATTGGAGACACACTGGCTAACGAGATGCAGAATACTTCACAAGAAGTTGAACCTTCAGGATCCCATCGGGTTGATGCTGGGCCCTCTAATCAATTGAATCATGAAGCACCTGCAATTGAGCCTGTACAGCAGATACAGCTGTTATCATCTGCAGATTCACATTCTGGAAACAATACTTCTGATTTACTTTCAGATGGTGGAGTTGAACATCAGCTAAACTTTGAAGGCCATACATCCAACCAACTTACTCAGACTCCTACGCAATTAGGTGAAAACCTTATCGAGTTTCCAGATCAAGCTGTTATGCAACCATCAACTTCTTATGCATTGTTGTTGCCCATTGAGGCACCTGTCAGTGGCTTGGGGACACATTTTTCAGATACAAGGACTATGCCCATCGCAACAGATATTATTAATCCTCCTATACAAACTGCACCCCCAGTGGCATCCTGCATGCCTATGTTTTTCTATCCAGACCCGCTTCAAACTGAGTTGGAAAGAATTCGTAAAGAAACCGAccaatttatcaaaattcatgAAGATACA AAGTTGCAGCTCAAGTCTGATTGCGAGAAGGAGATTGAGGAAGTTGTTGCTCAAATTCGTAGAAAATATGAGACTAAAATTCGGGATATGGAAGCTGAATTTCTTGTTAAAAAGAGGGAAATGGATGCAAATCATAATGGAGTTCAGAATAGTAAATTTTTGGCTGAGGCTTTCAGGTTTAAATGCATGGATCTCAGAGGACCTGGTCCATCAGGAATGCAGCAAG ATGTGCATTCAAGTTTAATGCAGCACCTGGTTCAGTCAAGGATACAGCAAACTGTGCAAGGATCTTTTATTTCTGTTCCGTCCTCGGCCAGCATTTCGGCACCTAGCCTTCAGACTACCAGTGCACCTGCATCCAACCTTCAGAGAACCAGCGCACCTGCATCCAACCTTCAGAGAACACCACCACATTTAACACCCCCACATTTGGGTGGCCCGCATATTACATACCCACCTGTCCAGGCTTTTCACCATCCATCTGCATCTCTTTCTAGCATTCCTCCAATTACTATCTCCATCTTCCCTCCTCCCTCAGGAAATCTTCGGGTTGGCAGTGAAATACGTGCTCCAGCCCCACACCTGCTTAGGTCTACAGCCATGGCTGCAACAAGTCTGCCTTCTCTTTCACGTGGGCAGCCTAGTCACCAGGCACCTAGCAACACTGCTACAACCTTGACCTCACTTCCCCATCCTCCACCCATAGCAGAAGCGCCTGCATACTTATATGGTCCTCACAATAGGCCCCAGCTGCATGAAACTGTAGCCAGGTCTTCATATCTTCCTACATCTCTACCTCCCTTTGATCTTCTCATGGACATTGTCAGCCCAAATCTGCCAGATTTGCTCCAACAACCAGATTTGCGCACGTACTCCAACTCCCTGAATCGATCTGCTCCAACAACTAGTACGGTGGTTAATGCTGTACGTACAGGTGGAGGCCCTGACCTTGTTTGTTTATCAGATGATGACTAG